A section of the Xiphias gladius isolate SHS-SW01 ecotype Sanya breed wild chromosome 8, ASM1685928v1, whole genome shotgun sequence genome encodes:
- the gtf2h1 gene encoding general transcription factor IIH subunit 1, producing MASLSEEVLLVVKKVRQRKQDGTLYLMAERVAWGPEGKDRFTVSHLYADIRCQKISPDGKAKVQLQLVLHTGESTTFHFANESSALKDRDAAKELLQQLLPKFKKKANKELEEKNRMLQEDPVLFQLYKDLVVSQVISAEEFWANRLGGVNNTDPGLNNNKQEVGISGAFLADIRPQTDGCNGLRYNLTADIIESIFRTYPAVKQKYGENVPHNLTEKEFWTRFFQSHYFHRDRINTGTQDIFSECAKQDEKGLKSMVVQGVKNPLVDLLSLEDKTLDEGYGVCTTLPSTSSANRTVKESSNYAIIKRFNHHSAMVLAAGSRKGETAIDQASETSSTDGNSRDSDFFQPPVKKVKLQEAIEYEDLQRENRPKTVALNLKKSDRYAHGPVPLQSQQYTTSQDIINAVNYIRHEMANYKPNLTQVLSSTAASSAIAALSPGGVLMQAGAQQAINQMVPTEVQGELKHLYVAVGELLRHFWSCFPVNTPFLEDKVIKMKSNLERFQTTKLCPFKEKIQRQYLSTNLTGHLEEMLQTAYNKFHIWQTRRMMRKT from the exons ATGGCATCACTATCAGAGGAGGTGCTATTGGTGGTGAAAAAGGTTCGCCAGAGGAAGCAGGATGGCACACTTTATCTGATGGCTGAACGTGTAGCCTGGGGTCCAGAGGGCAAGGACCGCTTCACAGTCAGCCACCTTTATGCAGACATTCGCT GTCAGAAGATCAGCCCAGATGGTAAAGCCAAAGTTCAGCTCCAGCTGGTCCTTCACACTGGTGAGAGTACCACATTCCACTTTGCCAATGAGAGCAGTGCACTCAAAGACCGAGATGCTGCCAAGGAACTGCTGCAGCAGCTATTGCCCAAGTTCAAGAAGAAAGCCAACAAGGAACTAGAGGAGAAAAATAG gATGCTTCAAGAAGATCCAGTCCTTTTCCAGTTATATAAAGATCTTGTGGTGAGCCAGGTGATCAGTGCTGAGGAATTCTGGGCCAACAGGTTAGGGGGCGTAAACAACACAGACCCCGgactaaacaacaacaaacaggaAGTTGGTATATCTGGAGCCTTTCTG GCAGACATTAGACCTCAGACAGATGGCTGCAATGGCTTGAGATATAATCTGACAGCTGATATTATTGAATCCATCTTCAGAACATACCCCGCAG TGAAGCAGAAGTATGGTGAAAATGTGCCACATAACCTTACGGAGAAGGAATTCTGGACCCGCTTTTTCCAGTCCCATTATTTTCACAGAGACCGCATCAACACAGGAACACAGGACATCTTCTCAGAGTGTGCCAAGCAGGATGAAAAGG GGCTAAAGTCGATGGTTGTTCAAGGAGTGAAGAATCCTTTGGTCGACCTCCTGTCATTAGAGGATAAAACATTAGATGAG GGTTATGGAGTTTGCACAACACTACCCTCAACTTCCAGTGCAAACAGGACAGTGAAGGAGAGCAGCAACTATGCCATTATAAAACGGTTCAACCATCACAGTGCCATGGTGCTGGCAGCAGGCTCACGCAAGGG GGAAACAGCAATTGACCAAGCTAGTGAGACGAGCAGCACAGATGGAAACTCGAGGGATTCTGACTTCTTTCAGCCTCCTGTAAAGAAG GTTAAATTACAAGAAGCCATAGAATATGAGGATCTGCAAAGGgaaaacagaccaaaaacagTTGCGCTGAACCTCAAGAAGTCTGACAG GTATGCTCATGGTCCTGTGCCACTTCAGTCCCAACAGTATACGACGAGCCAGGATATCATCAATGCTGTCAACTACATCCGGCATGAGATGGCCAATTACAAACCCAACCTTACTCAG GTGTTGTCCAGCACAGCAGCTAGTTCTGCCATTGCAGCGCTTTCCCCAGGTGGTGTCCTCATGCAGGCAGGAGCACAGCAAGCCATAAATC agaTGGTACCCACTGAGGTTCAAGGAGAGTTGAAGCATCTTTATGTAGCTGTTGGAGAGTTGTTGAGACACTTCTGGTCCTGTTTTCCTGTAAACACACCCTTTTTGGAGGACAAG GTaataaaaatgaagtcaaacCTTGAGAGATTTCAGACGACCAAGCTTTGTCCTTTTAAGGAGAAGATTCAGCGccagtacttaagtacaaat CTCACAGGACACTTGGAGGAGATGTTGCAGACAGCCTACAACAAGTTCCACATCTGGCAAACCCGTCGGATGATGAGGAAAACCTGA